GCACTGCACCGGCGCGACAGACGGAGGCCGGTCCGCCTGTGTCGCCGGAAGCGCCGGACAACGAGGCGGGCAGTGCCTCTGACCAGCCCAAAGCGGGCGAGACACCCCGCAGCAACAGTGAGACGCCCACACCCGCCGTCAAGAAGCCAACCGAACCCAGGCCCGCTGCTCGCGCGGCGGCGCGAGAGACGGTTCTGACCCGGGGGAAGACAACTCAGAAGCTCGTGTCTCTCACCATCGACCTTGGTGAGACGGCTACCCGCCCCGCGGTCACGGAGATTCTCGACTATACAAAGCAACATCACATCCCGTGCGCGTGGTTCGTGACGGGCTGGTTCATCAGGAAGTTCCCGGACCTCGTCGAGCGGTTCGCCGCTCGCGGTGATGAGATCGGCAATCACACGGACACACATCCGCATTGCACAAACGTGGGGAAGGCCAGGCTCGAACGCGAGTTGCGCGCTGTGGAGGATGGCCTTGAGAAGCTGGATCTGCGCATCACGACGCCTGCGTTCTTCCGGCCGCCCTTCGGTGAGTACGACAAGAGCGTGGTGAAGACAGCCGCCTCGCTGG
Above is a genomic segment from Armatimonadia bacterium containing:
- a CDS encoding polysaccharide deacetylase family protein — encoded protein: MDSRRAAAILSRLAWALALLGVGAQLAAAAVSLRHHGATTEGSQAELPPAPSVAVSTAPARQTEAGPPVSPEAPDNEAGSASDQPKAGETPRSNSETPTPAVKKPTEPRPAARAAARETVLTRGKTTQKLVSLTIDLGETATRPAVTEILDYTKQHHIPCAWFVTGWFIRKFPDLVERFAARGDEIGNHTDTHPHCTNVGKARLERELRAVEDGLEKLDLRITTPAFFRPPFGEYDKSVVKTAASLGYTTVTWTATSTDYERNADSDHVAKVILKHTVPGAVILTHASDVSRKTIPKVAEELTARGYRFVSLRELAALNEGD